From the genome of Gracilinanus agilis isolate LMUSP501 chromosome 2, AgileGrace, whole genome shotgun sequence, one region includes:
- the LOC123234020 gene encoding neuronal PAS domain-containing protein 3-like, which produces MEARGINPEYKDTPMDIAQLPHLPEKTSESSETSDSESDSKDNSGLTKDNENSKSDEKGNQSENSEDPESDRKKSGHQSDNEMNCNDDGNSSSNQDSRDSDDSFENSDFETQKATEDSFGTLGSMQIKVERYVESETDLRLQNCESLTSDSAKDSDSAGEASAQSSSKHQKRKKRRKKQKGGSLSRRRLSSTSSPNGLDGALVDPPQLLSSPNSASVLKIKTEISEPINFDNDSSIWNYPPNREISRNESPYSMTKPPNSEHFPSPQASSSLHVSIPDSVLTPPGTENTASRKTQFSTSSNSALAPVSSDPLSPPLSASPRDKHPGGGGGGGGVGGSGGGGGGGGGPSTSSNSLLYTGDLEALQRLQAGNVVLPLVHRVTGTLSATSTAAQRVYTTGTIRYAPAEVTLAMQGNLLPNTHAVNFVDVNSPGFGLDPKTPMEMLYHHVHRLNMSGPFGSAVSGASLTQMPAGNVFTTAEGLFSTLPFPVYSNGIHTTQTLERKED; this is translated from the exons ATGGAAGCACGAGGAAT TAACCCAGAGTACAAGGACACTCCAATGGATATTGCACAGCTTCCTCATCTGCCAGAGAAAACTTCTGAATCCTCAGAGACCTCCGATTCGGAATCAGACTCTAAAGACAATTCAG GTCTCACAA aggACAACGAAAACTCCAAGTCCGATGAGAAGGGGAACCAATCCGAGAACAGCGAAGACCCAGAGTCCGACCGGAAGAAGTCCGGCCACCAGTCGGACAACGAAATGAACTGTAACGACGACGGCAACAGTTCCAGTAATCAGGACAGTCGGGACAGCGACGACAGCTTCGAGAACTCGGACTTTGAAACCCAGAAGGCCACCGAGGACAGCTTCGGCACGCTGGGCTCCATGCAGATCAAGGTGGAGCGCTACGTGGAGAGTGAGACCGACCTGCGGCTGCAGAACTGCGAGTCGCTGACTTCGGACAGCGCCAAGGACTCGGACAGCGCGGGTGAGGCGAGCGCGCAGTCTTCCAGCAAGCACCAGAAGCgcaagaagaggaggaaaaagcagAAGGGGGGGAGCCTGAGCCGCCGCCGGCTGTCCAGCACTTCGAGCCCCAACGGGCTGGACGGCGCGCTGGTGGACCCGCCGCAGCTGCTCTCGTCACCAAACAGTGCCTCAGTGCTCAAAATCAAAACTGAGATCTCAGAACCTATCAATTTTGATAACGATAGCAGTATTTGGAATTACCCGCCCAACCGGGAAATCTCAAGGAACGAATCGCCCTACAGTATGACCAAGCCCCCCAACTCCGAgcacttcccttccccccaagCCAGCAGTAGTTTACACGTCTCCATTCCAGACTCTGTCCTCACCCCGCCGGGGACCGAGAACACTGCCAGCCGCAAAACTCAGTTCAGCACCTCATCCAACTCGGCCTTGGCCCCCGTCTCCTCCGACCCCTTGTCGCCCCCGCTGTCCGCGTCCCCCCGGGACAAGCACCCCGGCGGGGGCGGCGGCGGGGGAGGCGTCGGGGGCAGCGGAGGCGGTGGGGGCGGCGGGGGCGGTCCCAGCACGTCTTCCAACTCTTTGTTGTACACTGGGGACCTGGAGGCCCTACAGAGGCTACAGGCGGGCAACGTGGTGCTGCCTCTGGTCCACAGGGTCACGGGCACCCTCTCCGCTACCAGCACGGCCGCCCAGAGGGTCTACACCACTGGCACGATCCGCTACGCGCCCGCCGAAGTTACTTTAGCCATGCAAGGCAACCTGCTCCCCAACACCCACGCGGTGAACTTTGTCGACGTCAACAGCCCCGGCTTTGGGCTGGATCCCAAAACACCGATGGAGATGCTCTACCACCACGTCCACCGACTCAATATGTCGGGACCGTTCGGGAGTGCCGTGAGCGGGGCCAGCCTGACCCAAATGCCGGCAGGGAACGTGTTCACCACGGCCGAGGGACTCTTTTCCACTCTTCCATTTCCTGTGTACAGCAATGGCATTCACACTACACAGACTCTGGAGCGGAAAGAGGATTGA